In Gemmata obscuriglobus, a single genomic region encodes these proteins:
- the cas2 gene encoding CRISPR-associated endonuclease Cas2 — translation MADTKWWLVCYDVRDPKRLRKCARHMEGYGERVQYSVFRCWMSQTQVERLRWELTQLLASEDEVMLIPLPQASVDGIVGIHGSDRPPEWTAEPPRHRIV, via the coding sequence ATGGCCGATACTAAATGGTGGCTGGTGTGTTACGATGTGCGCGACCCGAAGCGGCTGCGGAAGTGCGCCCGGCACATGGAGGGGTACGGGGAGCGGGTCCAGTACTCGGTGTTCCGCTGCTGGATGAGCCAGACGCAGGTGGAGCGGCTCCGCTGGGAGCTGACGCAGTTGCTCGCGTCCGAGGACGAGGTGATGCTGATCCCGCTGCCGCAGGCCAGCGTGGACGGGATCGTGGGCATCCACGGGTCGGACCGCCCGCCGGAGTGGACCGCGGAGCCGCCGCGGCACCGGATCGTGTGA
- a CDS encoding type I-MYXAN CRISPR-associated endonuclease Cas4/Cas1 translates to MIPLPVLDSHAPPVRVMALHALAYCRRLFYLEEVEEIRVADHRVFAGRHLHAALEADEDGAAVSVELASERLGLFGKVDCLRRRDGSHLPYEHKRGRPARGADGAAEAWPSDRLQVVAYAALIEDAFGQPVPEGRIRYHAANVTVRVPVDDRARADLSAALADARALRESVERPAITENARLCEKCSLAPVCLPEEVRQDREPEREPRRLFPQDRDGATLHVVSQGTAVGVSGDSIVVKPREGPEAKHAIRGVETVLLHGFTQISTQAIRKCVEHGVGVHWLSVSGHHTASTVPTAGQVQRRVRQYKALTDPATCLRLIKHLASAKVEGQYRYLLRATRGDPALREQAQPHLNAIQPLLGRIPGAAEAETVRGLEGAAAVEYFAALRSVLGPQVPEELRAASRSRRPPVDRFNALLSYGYGLLHTAVMRAVLASGLEPALGFFHTPRSAAYPLVLDLLDLFRVTVWDMPLVGSLNRGQWDAAADFEVTRAKVWLSEPGRKKAIGLFEDRMQETWKHPVLNYSLSYARTIELEARLLEKEWTGEPGLFARSRLR, encoded by the coding sequence ATGATTCCGCTGCCCGTTCTGGACTCGCACGCGCCGCCGGTGCGGGTCATGGCCCTGCACGCGCTGGCGTACTGCCGCCGGCTGTTCTACCTCGAAGAGGTCGAGGAGATCCGCGTTGCCGACCACCGCGTGTTCGCCGGGCGGCACCTGCACGCCGCCCTGGAGGCCGACGAGGACGGCGCGGCGGTGTCGGTCGAGCTGGCCAGCGAGCGGCTCGGGCTGTTCGGCAAGGTCGACTGCCTGCGCCGGCGCGACGGGTCGCACCTGCCCTACGAGCACAAGCGCGGCCGGCCCGCCCGCGGCGCCGACGGCGCGGCCGAGGCGTGGCCGTCGGACCGGCTCCAGGTCGTCGCCTACGCGGCGCTGATCGAGGACGCCTTCGGCCAGCCCGTGCCCGAGGGCCGCATCCGCTACCACGCGGCCAACGTGACCGTGCGGGTGCCCGTTGACGACCGGGCGCGGGCCGACCTGTCCGCCGCGCTGGCCGACGCCCGGGCGCTGCGCGAGTCGGTGGAGCGCCCGGCGATCACCGAGAACGCGCGTCTGTGCGAGAAGTGCTCGCTAGCGCCGGTCTGCCTACCCGAGGAGGTGCGCCAGGACCGCGAGCCCGAGCGCGAGCCGCGGCGGCTGTTCCCGCAGGACCGGGACGGCGCCACGCTGCACGTCGTGAGCCAGGGGACGGCGGTGGGGGTGAGCGGCGACTCGATCGTCGTCAAGCCGCGCGAGGGGCCGGAGGCCAAGCACGCGATCCGCGGCGTCGAGACGGTGCTGCTCCACGGGTTCACGCAGATCTCCACGCAGGCGATCCGCAAGTGCGTCGAACACGGGGTCGGGGTCCACTGGCTGTCGGTCTCCGGGCACCACACGGCCAGCACGGTGCCGACCGCCGGTCAGGTGCAGCGGCGGGTGCGCCAGTACAAGGCGCTGACCGACCCGGCGACGTGCTTGCGGCTCATCAAGCACCTCGCGTCGGCCAAGGTCGAAGGGCAGTACCGGTACTTGCTCCGCGCCACGCGCGGCGACCCGGCGCTGCGGGAGCAGGCGCAACCGCACCTGAACGCCATCCAGCCGCTGCTGGGCCGGATCCCGGGGGCCGCCGAGGCGGAGACGGTCCGCGGTCTGGAGGGCGCGGCGGCGGTGGAGTACTTCGCGGCGCTGCGGTCGGTGCTGGGGCCGCAGGTGCCGGAGGAGCTGCGGGCGGCGTCGCGCTCCCGTCGGCCGCCGGTGGACCGGTTCAACGCGCTACTGAGCTACGGGTACGGGCTGCTCCACACGGCGGTCATGCGCGCGGTCCTGGCGAGCGGGCTGGAGCCGGCGCTCGGCTTCTTCCACACCCCGCGGAGCGCGGCCTACCCGCTGGTGCTGGACCTGTTGGATTTGTTCCGGGTCACGGTGTGGGACATGCCGCTGGTGGGGTCGCTCAACCGCGGTCAGTGGGACGCGGCGGCGGACTTCGAGGTGACGCGGGCCAAGGTGTGGCTGTCGGAGCCGGGGCGCAAGAAGGCGATCGGGCTGTTCGAGGACCGGATGCAAGAGACGTGGAAGCACCCGGTGCTGAACTACTCGCTGAGCTACGCGCGGACGATCGAGCTGGAGGCCCGGCTGCTGGAGAAGGAGTGGACCGGCGAGCCGGGGCTGTTCGCCCGCTCCCGGCTCCGCTGA
- the cas5 gene encoding type I-MYXAN CRISPR-associated protein Cas5/Cmx5/DevS, translating into MLLLYVEAPFAVCRTFTAGWYRPTATFLTPSAAYGLLLNLAGIEMRLREEEASYPTKAGVPATVTRSGLPAAKLALGASAVKLRRGRPVSLDEGEEPYPRVQTIYQQLHNYPVGSSGGERAEATFGNKYNISPVRREVLVGLRAVIALDSSPELEQRVRHGVEGASVSGRYGLPFLGDNSFLPDRIDLLDAPPATHWYERLASVGESVRPRASRLTVWIDRTDTSLTRSDLYAPTNSASSDIPPNAWTEINPP; encoded by the coding sequence ATGCTCTTGCTGTACGTTGAGGCTCCGTTCGCGGTCTGCCGCACGTTTACCGCCGGTTGGTACCGTCCGACTGCGACGTTTCTCACTCCGTCGGCGGCCTACGGGTTGCTTCTGAACCTCGCGGGAATCGAGATGCGGTTGCGTGAAGAAGAAGCGAGCTACCCGACCAAAGCGGGCGTACCGGCGACCGTTACGCGGTCGGGACTGCCGGCGGCGAAACTCGCGCTCGGGGCATCTGCGGTCAAGCTCCGGCGCGGTCGGCCGGTTTCGCTCGACGAAGGGGAGGAACCGTACCCCCGAGTGCAAACAATCTACCAGCAGTTACACAACTACCCGGTTGGCTCGTCCGGTGGTGAGCGGGCTGAGGCGACGTTCGGGAACAAGTACAACATTTCACCGGTCCGACGTGAGGTGCTGGTGGGCCTCCGCGCGGTGATCGCTCTGGACAGCTCGCCGGAACTGGAACAGCGGGTCCGACATGGTGTGGAGGGAGCCTCGGTTTCGGGCCGTTACGGTCTTCCGTTTCTTGGTGACAATTCTTTCCTGCCCGATCGCATCGACTTGCTCGACGCGCCCCCAGCTACCCATTGGTACGAGCGATTGGCTTCTGTTGGAGAGAGCGTGCGCCCCCGCGCATCTCGTCTAACAGTTTGGATCGACCGAACTGACACATCGCTTACCCGTTCGGACCTTTACGCCCCGACGAATTCCGCTTCATCTGACATCCCGCCGAACGCCTGGACAGAAATCAATCCACCCTGA
- a CDS encoding fruiting body developmental protein encodes MNLFATVLTYPAPSANYRGESELNRTVIQKITDGRFDYPIISPEAMRNALREILAGSYKLPCNRERLNDEDQLAVRFKEYPNPDRYADDFLFGYLVAASGKDRERIRKEVNREDFTFKRDSVLRMNLAKALEPYRFNAVFTQSPLSVKDSAYKNAETSALLHRETAHTAFQYPFALSGEDCKAKPDWVRALLKAIGELSDVAGNHARSYYEMAPASIVVRLSPQLVAGYQTYGFTADGKFPEVIGGILHDPSPDYPGEEFFVGGKIVKEMTDGDAQKLAERGVTLDRDPRHLLATVADRFLGGK; translated from the coding sequence ATGAACTTGTTCGCTACCGTGCTGACGTACCCGGCCCCGAGCGCCAACTACCGCGGCGAGTCGGAACTGAACCGCACCGTCATCCAGAAGATCACTGACGGTCGGTTCGACTATCCGATCATTTCCCCGGAGGCGATGCGCAACGCCCTCCGTGAGATTCTGGCCGGGAGCTACAAGCTCCCCTGCAACCGTGAGCGCCTTAACGATGAGGACCAACTCGCGGTGCGCTTCAAAGAGTACCCGAATCCGGACAGGTACGCCGACGATTTTCTGTTTGGGTATCTGGTCGCGGCAAGCGGGAAGGACCGCGAGAGGATCCGCAAAGAGGTGAATCGTGAAGACTTCACTTTCAAACGCGACTCGGTGTTGCGGATGAACCTCGCGAAGGCTTTGGAGCCGTACCGCTTCAACGCAGTATTTACGCAGTCGCCGCTGTCCGTCAAAGACAGTGCGTACAAGAACGCCGAGACGTCGGCGCTGCTGCACCGTGAGACGGCGCACACCGCGTTCCAATACCCGTTCGCACTCAGCGGTGAGGATTGTAAGGCCAAACCGGATTGGGTTCGGGCGCTGCTGAAGGCCATCGGTGAGTTGTCGGATGTGGCGGGGAATCACGCGCGCAGTTACTACGAGATGGCCCCGGCCAGCATCGTTGTGCGTCTCAGCCCTCAACTCGTCGCCGGGTATCAGACCTACGGGTTCACCGCGGACGGCAAGTTCCCCGAAGTGATCGGTGGGATTCTCCACGATCCGTCCCCGGATTACCCCGGTGAGGAGTTCTTCGTCGGCGGCAAGATTGTGAAAGAGATGACAGACGGTGACGCGCAGAAGCTCGCTGAACGCGGCGTGACGCTCGACCGCGACCCACGGCACCTACTCGCGACGGTGGCTGATCGGTTCTTGGGAGGCAAGTAA
- the cmx8 gene encoding type I-MYXAN CRISPR-associated protein Cmx8, which produces MAKTKQPPTPKSKSGDPSEVEVRYDLSVLPTAFHKAGLAGLVLLIESLKQRRALTAEETKCTVAATEVTVTFTEPLLQKLMDDLYDAREVEVAVKSKWQGAEVKREETVEEEVDGKKTRTKRFIYDQVQPKGAFFDNVFDGDKEIWRKLWRDMLWNIPRGRPTTREPFNQRASGKPCKEGPNAWSELLKVHKARTKKEFHTAALSSALFPGAQAVNAEAVPFEGRAEENLLLHFWPLTALLYVPQEIERDGSTNLPASSYTVAVPDVSDLCEFVTEYPKLLTGLSAEVRGYRPAQAVIDLPAEGALAFLEDLAVLTRLEIEAGKLRFSIGAVEYLHLVKAGNNVKLMAAGRVAPDQRLLVGYRAIVRPTGTAPHYRNSLFRRGLLLALLDGESWYQPFGRSFVTFDAGVFIRQPRKDDEKGPPQFASDASKKFRHLTTLFTQTLEMAVGDSVQPPKPLELLVEQVIKSYLLGKAKAKCNIDKKTKLSALGKDEQKKVYDKKRDIAAEAFLAARSRRDQDFVKYFSEVICSAGTYFDKKTSDFQVFATALNDPNKTDSIKALTLLALSANS; this is translated from the coding sequence ATGGCGAAGACGAAACAACCGCCCACGCCAAAGTCAAAGTCAGGCGACCCATCTGAGGTCGAGGTGCGCTACGACCTGTCGGTGCTGCCGACTGCGTTTCATAAGGCTGGGCTAGCGGGGTTGGTTTTGCTCATTGAGTCTTTGAAGCAGCGGCGGGCTCTTACGGCCGAAGAAACGAAATGTACCGTAGCTGCGACCGAGGTGACTGTTACCTTCACCGAGCCTCTGCTCCAGAAGTTGATGGACGACCTGTACGACGCCCGTGAAGTCGAGGTCGCCGTGAAGTCTAAGTGGCAAGGCGCCGAGGTCAAACGCGAAGAGACGGTTGAGGAAGAAGTCGACGGTAAGAAGACACGGACGAAGCGCTTTATATACGACCAGGTTCAGCCGAAGGGCGCGTTTTTTGACAACGTGTTTGACGGCGACAAGGAGATTTGGCGGAAGCTGTGGCGGGATATGCTCTGGAACATCCCCCGGGGGCGGCCCACGACGCGTGAGCCGTTTAACCAACGCGCGTCGGGCAAGCCGTGTAAGGAGGGGCCGAACGCTTGGTCGGAGCTATTGAAGGTTCACAAAGCGCGAACGAAAAAGGAATTCCACACGGCTGCGCTGTCGAGCGCGTTGTTCCCCGGCGCGCAGGCGGTGAACGCTGAGGCGGTGCCGTTCGAGGGTCGTGCAGAAGAGAACCTGCTCCTCCACTTCTGGCCGCTGACGGCCTTGCTGTACGTCCCACAGGAAATCGAGCGCGATGGATCCACGAATCTTCCTGCATCCAGTTACACCGTCGCTGTGCCCGACGTATCGGACCTTTGCGAGTTCGTGACCGAGTACCCGAAGCTGCTTACAGGGCTGAGCGCGGAGGTGCGTGGGTATCGTCCGGCACAGGCTGTAATAGACCTTCCCGCGGAAGGGGCGTTGGCGTTCCTCGAAGACCTCGCCGTTCTAACGCGGCTTGAGATCGAGGCCGGAAAGTTACGCTTTTCAATCGGCGCAGTCGAGTACCTTCACCTTGTCAAAGCGGGAAACAACGTCAAACTGATGGCCGCAGGGCGGGTTGCCCCTGACCAGCGGTTGCTCGTCGGATATCGGGCGATCGTGCGCCCTACGGGCACGGCGCCTCACTATCGCAACTCCCTGTTCCGCCGCGGCCTATTACTCGCTCTGCTCGACGGCGAGTCATGGTACCAGCCGTTCGGCCGTTCCTTCGTAACCTTCGACGCCGGCGTCTTTATCCGGCAACCGCGTAAGGACGACGAGAAGGGGCCGCCCCAATTCGCGAGCGATGCGTCTAAGAAATTCCGACACCTGACAACCCTCTTTACCCAGACACTGGAGATGGCCGTGGGCGATAGTGTCCAACCCCCGAAACCTCTCGAACTGCTTGTTGAACAGGTCATTAAGAGCTACTTGCTGGGGAAGGCAAAAGCGAAATGCAACATCGACAAGAAGACTAAGTTGAGCGCGCTCGGCAAGGACGAGCAGAAGAAGGTTTATGACAAAAAACGGGATATCGCAGCCGAGGCGTTTCTCGCCGCGCGCTCCCGGCGTGACCAGGATTTCGTGAAGTATTTCTCCGAAGTGATTTGCTCAGCAGGCACGTACTTCGACAAGAAAACCAGCGATTTCCAGGTTTTCGCTACGGCGCTGAACGACCCGAACAAAACAGATTCGATCAAAGCCCTTACACTCCTCGCCTTGTCTGCAAACTCTTAA
- the cas3 gene encoding CRISPR-associated helicase Cas3' — translation MTQLLAKSAPPGGRARTLVEHTLDVVEAAEALFGFADRSTRLGREWVRFFRLDQTQWSRFHANLLAACLFHDWGKANQGMQDVLAGRSGGQLFRHEHLSVLLLGHDGVERWVCQRSDIDWDVVLGAVGSHHLKFGDQSFAPDDGTGAAVRVLFDHDDFRRDLVSLTAARLQLSGAPAIPAPRYWGFGGGTTTFDPTELREGLRDGRLRRLSRAPDQRMLNAVRAALIAADAAGSGLPRTGRRIDWIGGQFPETPGCDSVTVAGVIDRRIADLTSRNKWVHWNEFQNQCETLSARALLLAPCGAGKTLAAWRWIAGRVKQRPVNRVLFLYPTRATATEGFKDYVSWAPEADAALMHGTAGYDLNGMFAVEDPRAKKAFTTTDPRLFALQHWPKRIVSATVDQFFGFMAYGYGPMCLLPVLADSVIVVDEVHSFDRSMFSALLGFLSAFDVPVLCMTATLPEPRQKQLVAAGLTLSNPRPDDLKTIADTPRYRVARVNEREVEDRIRAAVGSGKRRVLWVVNQVSRAQAIAARLTDLSLSPICYHSRFKLDDRVKRHQETVKAIRAGEPAAVAVTTQVCEMSLDIDADLLVTEACPITSLIQRMGRCRRGRDEVTSKGPGEVLIYAPAKERVYSSDDLAGLDGFISFLIGLPSPASQADLEIGLDRFGPKGADAPKLNSFLASGAYAEASEDSFRDIEAFNVSAVLASEVGAYVTAAESKDCMTRAKAPGFVVPVPRKLRPVQDPRLPHYLFAADDRHYDPQTGYWDYPIC, via the coding sequence GTGACACAACTACTGGCCAAGAGCGCGCCTCCTGGCGGGCGGGCGAGGACGCTCGTCGAACACACTCTCGATGTGGTCGAAGCGGCGGAGGCGCTATTCGGTTTTGCGGACCGTTCGACGCGGCTTGGGCGCGAGTGGGTCCGATTCTTCCGCCTCGATCAGACGCAATGGTCTCGATTTCACGCGAACCTGCTCGCGGCGTGTTTGTTCCACGACTGGGGAAAAGCGAACCAAGGGATGCAGGATGTCCTCGCGGGGCGCTCGGGCGGGCAGTTATTCCGACACGAGCACCTCAGCGTGCTCTTACTTGGCCACGATGGTGTCGAACGTTGGGTATGCCAGCGAAGCGATATCGATTGGGATGTTGTGCTCGGCGCCGTCGGCTCACACCACCTTAAGTTCGGGGATCAATCGTTCGCACCGGACGACGGGACCGGTGCGGCGGTCCGTGTGCTGTTCGATCACGACGACTTCCGGCGCGACCTCGTTTCGCTCACCGCGGCTCGGCTACAGCTTTCGGGTGCGCCCGCCATCCCCGCACCGCGGTATTGGGGGTTCGGCGGAGGAACAACGACGTTCGATCCGACTGAACTGCGCGAGGGTCTGCGCGACGGGCGGTTGCGGCGGCTCTCGCGTGCGCCAGACCAGCGCATGCTGAACGCGGTGCGGGCGGCGCTGATCGCGGCCGACGCTGCGGGTTCCGGGTTACCGCGAACCGGTCGGCGCATCGATTGGATCGGTGGCCAATTTCCCGAAACGCCGGGGTGTGATTCGGTCACGGTCGCGGGCGTAATTGACCGGCGCATTGCGGACCTCACGAGCCGAAACAAGTGGGTACACTGGAACGAGTTCCAAAATCAGTGTGAAACGCTCTCGGCTCGCGCGCTGTTGCTCGCGCCGTGTGGGGCGGGGAAGACGTTGGCGGCGTGGCGCTGGATTGCTGGCCGGGTGAAGCAACGTCCCGTGAACCGGGTGTTGTTTCTGTACCCGACGCGGGCGACCGCCACAGAGGGCTTCAAGGATTACGTCTCGTGGGCGCCGGAGGCTGATGCGGCGCTGATGCACGGCACCGCCGGTTACGACCTGAACGGGATGTTCGCGGTCGAAGACCCGCGTGCGAAGAAGGCGTTCACCACCACCGACCCGCGGCTGTTCGCACTCCAGCACTGGCCGAAGCGAATCGTTTCTGCCACCGTGGATCAGTTTTTCGGGTTCATGGCCTACGGCTATGGGCCAATGTGTCTGCTCCCCGTTCTCGCAGACAGTGTGATCGTGGTGGACGAAGTTCACAGCTTCGACCGGAGCATGTTCTCGGCCCTACTCGGATTCCTGAGTGCGTTCGACGTGCCGGTACTGTGCATGACCGCGACCTTGCCAGAGCCACGGCAGAAACAACTGGTTGCCGCCGGGTTGACGCTATCCAATCCGCGCCCCGATGATCTGAAGACGATTGCCGACACGCCGCGGTATCGTGTGGCGCGGGTGAACGAAAGAGAGGTCGAGGACCGGATTCGGGCCGCCGTCGGCTCTGGTAAACGACGGGTCTTGTGGGTGGTGAATCAGGTGAGCCGCGCGCAGGCTATAGCCGCCCGCTTGACCGATTTGAGCCTTTCTCCGATTTGCTACCACAGCCGGTTCAAGCTCGATGACCGCGTTAAACGGCACCAGGAAACGGTGAAAGCGATTCGGGCTGGCGAACCAGCAGCGGTGGCCGTCACAACCCAAGTTTGCGAGATGAGCCTCGACATCGATGCAGACCTGCTCGTGACGGAAGCGTGTCCGATCACGTCGCTGATCCAGCGCATGGGTCGCTGTCGGCGAGGGCGCGACGAGGTCACTTCAAAAGGGCCGGGTGAGGTGCTTATCTACGCGCCGGCGAAAGAGCGGGTGTACTCATCGGACGACCTTGCGGGGTTAGATGGATTTATTTCGTTTCTCATTGGGCTGCCGTCACCTGCGAGTCAAGCCGATCTCGAAATCGGATTGGACCGGTTCGGCCCGAAAGGCGCCGACGCTCCGAAGTTGAACTCGTTCCTGGCCAGTGGGGCTTACGCCGAAGCGAGTGAGGACTCGTTCCGCGACATTGAGGCGTTCAATGTATCCGCGGTGCTGGCGTCCGAAGTTGGTGCGTATGTGACTGCCGCCGAGTCGAAGGATTGTATGACTCGGGCGAAGGCTCCAGGGTTCGTTGTTCCGGTGCCCAGAAAGTTGAGGCCGGTGCAAGATCCCCGGCTGCCGCATTACCTGTTTGCCGCGGACGACCGGCATTACGACCCGCAGACCGGGTACTGGGACTACCCCATTTGCTAA
- the cas6 gene encoding type I-MYXAN CRISPR-associated protein Cas6/Cmx6, whose product MGDRIRFDRTTTNIDAGCPSRLTPYLEIGPTFFLAAEHLFRDAIRWRAPVVDLVFPVRGGSVPTDHAYPLYGALSGAVPAFHDAQQSLRFAPLTGVRDEAGRLRLAPWSRLRVRLPAEAIPNVLPLASRALDVAGARVALGAPSVEALVPAPALESWLVTFKHGEEPAAFLATTRARLTELGVAGEPAVRAFESGPRAGEVRRRVVRVSGAAIVGYALLVSGLTAEESIRLQERGLGGRTKIGCGFFLPHTPRAS is encoded by the coding sequence GTGGGCGACCGAATTCGGTTCGATCGAACGACTACGAACATTGACGCCGGCTGCCCCAGCCGCTTAACTCCGTATCTCGAAATTGGTCCGACGTTTTTTCTCGCCGCTGAACATCTTTTCAGAGATGCGATCAGATGGAGGGCACCGGTGGTTGATCTTGTCTTTCCGGTTCGGGGCGGGTCGGTGCCGACCGATCACGCGTACCCGCTGTACGGTGCGCTCTCGGGTGCCGTGCCCGCGTTTCACGACGCGCAGCAGTCCCTCCGGTTCGCCCCGCTGACCGGGGTGCGGGACGAGGCCGGCCGGTTGCGGCTCGCGCCGTGGTCGCGGCTCCGCGTGCGGCTCCCGGCCGAGGCGATTCCGAACGTGTTGCCGCTGGCCAGTCGCGCGCTCGACGTGGCCGGCGCCCGGGTGGCGCTCGGGGCGCCGTCGGTGGAGGCGCTGGTGCCGGCCCCGGCGCTGGAGAGCTGGCTGGTGACGTTCAAGCACGGCGAAGAGCCCGCCGCGTTCCTGGCCACGACCCGCGCCCGGCTGACCGAACTCGGTGTCGCGGGGGAGCCGGCGGTGCGGGCGTTCGAGTCCGGCCCGCGTGCGGGGGAGGTGCGGCGGCGGGTGGTCCGGGTGAGCGGCGCGGCGATCGTGGGGTACGCGCTGCTGGTGTCCGGGCTGACGGCCGAGGAGTCGATCCGCCTTCAGGAGCGCGGGCTGGGCGGCCGCACCAAGATCGGCTGCGGGTTCTTCCTGCCTCACACCCCGAGGGCGTCGTGA
- a CDS encoding ISAzo13 family transposase: MIDANPGVSEPFAEVLRDHTAGVPMNSDVRWTNLSRRQIARRMKALGTSVSRRTVGPLLRRHGYRRRKALKKKTMDPHPDRNAPFETIARLKGQYLAAGRPVLSIDTKKKELLGDFYRDGVIDTWETITTNDHDFPSRGGGKVIPHGLYDVGRNEGFVHLNTSHDTSALACDRLAAWWEQHGRARYPKAKKLLVLCDGGGRNSATQYLFKEDLQTLAKRLGLEIRVAHDPPYGSKQNPIEHRMFPHVSRACRGVVFHTVETVRHDMARAETTTGLRVVVGLLGKVYATGRKCVAGFKKAMQIVFDPVLPKWNYTARPDPP, translated from the coding sequence GTGATCGACGCCAACCCGGGCGTGTCGGAACCGTTCGCGGAGGTACTCCGGGACCACACGGCCGGGGTTCCCATGAACTCGGACGTGAGGTGGACCAACCTGTCCCGCCGACAGATCGCGCGGCGGATGAAGGCGCTGGGGACGTCGGTCAGCCGCCGGACCGTCGGCCCGTTGTTGCGCCGGCACGGGTACCGCCGACGGAAGGCGTTGAAGAAGAAGACGATGGACCCGCACCCGGACCGCAACGCCCCGTTCGAGACCATCGCCCGGTTGAAGGGCCAGTACCTTGCGGCGGGCCGGCCGGTGTTGAGCATCGACACGAAGAAGAAGGAGTTGCTGGGGGACTTCTACCGGGATGGGGTGATCGACACGTGGGAGACGATCACCACCAACGACCACGACTTCCCGAGCCGGGGCGGCGGCAAGGTGATCCCGCACGGCCTGTACGACGTGGGCCGCAACGAGGGGTTCGTGCACCTGAACACGAGCCACGACACCAGCGCGTTGGCGTGCGACCGCCTCGCGGCGTGGTGGGAGCAGCACGGCCGGGCGCGGTATCCGAAGGCGAAGAAGCTGTTGGTGTTGTGCGACGGCGGGGGCCGCAATAGTGCGACCCAGTACCTGTTCAAGGAAGACCTTCAGACGTTGGCGAAGCGACTGGGGCTGGAGATTCGGGTGGCCCACGACCCGCCGTACGGCTCGAAGCAAAACCCGATCGAGCACCGGATGTTCCCGCACGTGAGCCGGGCATGTCGCGGGGTGGTGTTCCACACCGTGGAGACGGTTCGCCACGACATGGCGAGGGCCGAGACGACGACCGGGTTACGGGTCGTCGTCGGGCTGTTGGGGAAGGTGTACGCGACCGGCCGGAAGTGCGTGGCCGGGTTCAAGAAGGCGATGCAGATCGTCTTCGATCCGGTTCTACCCAAGTGGAACTACACCGCACGTCCAGACCCACCATGA
- a CDS encoding tyrosine-type recombinase/integrase: protein MPARRPSPPPAPLAQRANETKAEWAGRLNANEKAQLTIWKQQHRWHPNQLRHSFATRVRKQHGLEAAQVMLGHARADVTQVYAERNEQLAASIAATVG, encoded by the coding sequence GTGCCTGCGAGGAGGCCTTCCCCCCCACCGGCGCCGCTCGCACAGCGGGCTAACGAAACGAAGGCCGAGTGGGCTGGACGGTTGAACGCAAACGAGAAGGCGCAGCTGACTATTTGGAAGCAACAACACCGCTGGCACCCGAACCAGCTCCGCCATTCGTTTGCCACGCGGGTCCGCAAACAGCACGGCTTGGAAGCCGCACAGGTGATGCTCGGGCACGCGAGGGCCGACGTAACGCAAGTGTACGCCGAGCGGAACGAGCAACTGGCTGCGTCAATCGCGGCTACTGTCGGATAA
- a CDS encoding helix-turn-helix domain-containing protein, producing MSESTSNPATIRTLDAAKLTAGLLTVSQACRMYPGNRGNDTLAPSTMTRWIVKGCPSRNGQRVRLKATRCGSRWLIAPDDLAAFFGALADTVGPPAPQPKSASSKPSAVLADKAVQELARRGA from the coding sequence GTGAGCGAAAGCACCTCCAACCCCGCCACGATCAGAACGCTCGACGCGGCGAAACTCACCGCCGGGTTGTTGACCGTTTCGCAGGCGTGTCGCATGTACCCCGGCAACCGGGGCAACGACACCCTCGCCCCGAGCACTATGACCCGCTGGATTGTCAAAGGTTGTCCGTCCCGGAACGGGCAACGGGTGAGGCTGAAGGCGACCCGCTGCGGGTCCCGCTGGCTGATCGCCCCGGACGACCTTGCGGCCTTCTTCGGAGCGCTGGCCGACACTGTTGGGCCGCCGGCGCCGCAACCGAAATCGGCGTCGAGTAAGCCCTCCGCGGTTCTCGCCGACAAGGCCGTGCAGGAACTGGCGCGCCGCGGGGCGTAA